From a region of the Ignisphaera sp. genome:
- a CDS encoding formylmethanofuran dehydrogenase subunit A: MVQILIKNGIVYDPLNGVNGEPMDIAIKDGKIVEASEVEASKTIVIDAKNKVVMAGGIDIHSHIAGPKVNIGRLIRPEDHYLTNRPHKLPYRRAETGLTVPNVFKIGYGYARLGYTFVVEPATPPIKTRHTHHELDAIPIIDKATYVLVDSNWLALDLIKEGSKDQIVAYLAWLLSATKTYALKLVDPGSDISWVLKGRGVDIDEEIPEYGLTPRDIIKSVAEAAQYLNIPHKVHVHCNRLGYPGNYETTLKTMSLTDELTKLSDGPVMHITHTQFAGYKGDSWSTLESGGEDIAKELNRNPYITLDLGQVILDRPATTMTADAPFEYVLYHLTRWKWASMDTEVDAAAGIVPYRYKKKSYVNTVQWVIGLEIALLARDPWRIFITTDHPNAGTFFDYPKIFAWLVSKKAREDTMKEVNQRALRKSILPSIDREYNLYDIAVMTRASPAKLLGLDKIKGHLGIGADADIAIYDINPHEVDISKNYEALIKAFSRAWIVIKDGEIVVKDGEIVKTIHGKTFYINPKMPEDLEKDLIKYIEPRFKQYYTVTLDNFIIKDHEVRNPVKISTQVNVQ; encoded by the coding sequence ATGGTTCAGATATTGATCAAAAATGGAATCGTTTATGATCCGCTAAACGGTGTTAATGGAGAGCCTATGGATATCGCTATTAAAGATGGAAAGATAGTTGAAGCTAGTGAGGTAGAGGCTAGTAAGACAATCGTAATAGATGCTAAAAATAAAGTAGTTATGGCTGGAGGTATAGATATCCATAGCCATATAGCTGGACCGAAGGTTAATATCGGAAGGCTTATAAGACCTGAAGATCATTATCTAACGAATAGACCACATAAGCTACCATATAGAAGAGCTGAAACAGGACTTACAGTTCCAAATGTTTTTAAGATAGGATATGGATACGCACGTCTAGGATATACATTTGTAGTTGAACCTGCTACACCTCCTATAAAAACTAGACATACGCATCATGAACTAGATGCCATACCCATAATAGATAAAGCTACTTACGTTCTAGTAGACTCTAACTGGCTTGCTCTAGATCTGATCAAGGAAGGATCAAAAGATCAGATAGTGGCGTACCTTGCATGGCTTTTGTCTGCTACAAAAACCTATGCCCTTAAGCTTGTTGATCCTGGTTCAGACATTTCATGGGTTCTAAAAGGTAGGGGAGTAGATATAGATGAAGAGATACCAGAATACGGTCTAACACCAAGAGACATTATTAAGAGTGTTGCTGAAGCTGCACAATACTTGAATATACCGCATAAAGTCCATGTACATTGTAATAGACTTGGTTATCCAGGTAACTATGAAACAACATTAAAGACTATGTCTCTTACTGATGAATTAACAAAATTAAGTGATGGACCTGTAATGCATATCACTCACACCCAGTTTGCGGGATATAAAGGTGATTCTTGGAGTACTCTTGAAAGTGGAGGAGAGGATATAGCAAAAGAACTCAATAGAAATCCCTATATAACGTTAGACTTAGGACAAGTAATTCTCGATAGACCTGCAACGACTATGACTGCAGATGCACCCTTTGAGTATGTGCTATATCATCTTACGCGATGGAAATGGGCGAGCATGGATACGGAAGTTGATGCAGCTGCTGGTATTGTTCCTTATAGATACAAAAAGAAAAGCTACGTCAATACAGTTCAATGGGTTATAGGTCTAGAAATCGCTTTATTAGCTAGAGATCCTTGGAGAATATTCATAACAACAGATCATCCAAATGCGGGCACATTCTTCGACTATCCAAAAATATTTGCGTGGCTTGTGAGTAAAAAGGCTAGAGAAGATACAATGAAAGAGGTAAATCAGAGAGCTCTTAGAAAATCTATACTTCCATCAATAGATAGAGAATATAATCTATACGATATAGCTGTAATGACCCGAGCCTCACCTGCTAAACTACTTGGTCTTGATAAAATAAAGGGTCACTTAGGTATAGGTGCTGATGCTGATATCGCTATATACGATATTAATCCACACGAGGTAGATATATCCAAGAACTATGAAGCACTTATCAAAGCTTTTAGCCGTGCATGGATTGTTATAAAAGATGGAGAAATAGTTGTAAAGGATGGAGAAATAGTCAAAACAATTCATGGAAAGACCTTCTACATTAATCCAAAGATGCCAGAAGATCTTGAAAAAGATCTCATTAAGTACATTGAACCTAGGTTTAAGCAATACTATACAGTTACTTTAGATAACTTCATTATAAAGGACCATGAAGTCAGAAATCCTGTGAAAATATCTACGCAAGTGAATGTTCAATAG
- a CDS encoding formylmethanofuran dehydrogenase subunit C: MSYILKLRSKPNVLTDARNISPDKFVNKKLDEIRNLKIIEGGLPITLDTLFDIDGPSVAPQETKNMEITINNSNDKLCFIGYKMSNGRIIIRGDVGHFIGYKMKGGNITIYGNVRNYLGAKMVNGNIEVYGNVMHRVGSKLHGERPGKGMKGGTIHIHGNAGAEIGWGMKGGTIVVDGSSGNLVGTDMLGGTVIIKGSSGVYPGLRMIGGRIVIGGHIPSILPSFYIDSLVSSLKVKGVVFFKPFATFIGDVLVGGRGFLQISYEDNKHIVDTYKQLVEETI, from the coding sequence ATGAGTTACATACTTAAACTAAGATCTAAGCCTAATGTTCTTACTGATGCTAGAAACATATCCCCAGATAAATTCGTTAACAAGAAGTTAGATGAAATTAGGAACTTGAAAATAATTGAAGGAGGTTTACCAATAACATTAGACACATTATTTGACATAGATGGTCCTTCAGTAGCTCCTCAAGAAACAAAAAACATGGAGATAACCATAAACAACAGTAATGATAAACTTTGCTTCATAGGTTATAAAATGAGTAACGGAAGAATAATTATAAGAGGCGATGTAGGACACTTCATAGGCTATAAAATGAAGGGAGGAAATATAACTATATACGGTAATGTTAGAAATTATCTAGGAGCCAAAATGGTTAATGGTAATATAGAGGTATATGGAAATGTTATGCATAGAGTTGGAAGTAAACTACATGGAGAGAGACCTGGAAAGGGTATGAAAGGAGGAACAATACATATACATGGAAATGCTGGAGCAGAAATAGGTTGGGGTATGAAAGGAGGAACAATAGTTGTTGATGGAAGTAGTGGAAATCTTGTAGGGACCGATATGTTGGGAGGAACAGTAATCATCAAAGGTAGTTCCGGTGTTTATCCTGGGTTAAGAATGATTGGTGGACGAATCGTTATAGGCGGCCACATTCCATCCATATTGCCTAGTTTCTATATAGATTCTCTAGTTTCTTCATTAAAGGTTAAAGGAGTTGTTTTCTTCAAACCTTTTGCTACATTTATAGGTGATGTCCTTGTTGGCGGTAGAGGATTTCTGCAAATATCGTATGAAGATAATAAACATATTGTGGATACCTATAAACAATTGGTGGAGGAAACAATATGA
- a CDS encoding 4Fe-4S dicluster domain-containing protein: protein MSNPDKGTAPGLEIRVRRFILYDKCIGCYTCEEVCKFLNSEYAFIKLYEIESGLSKPISCFHCVKAPCVTVCPTNALIFDKSGAVIDRTTRCIGCTSCIIACPFGIPELTPIGYVIKCDLCSKLRSEDLEPGCIATCPTNAIIWGNPDEIVKRSRERTLYRLVGAFKLSEKQFHYSD, encoded by the coding sequence ATGTCTAACCCAGATAAAGGAACTGCTCCAGGATTAGAAATTAGAGTTAGAAGGTTCATACTATATGATAAGTGTATAGGCTGTTATACCTGTGAAGAAGTGTGTAAATTCCTAAATAGTGAATATGCATTTATAAAATTGTATGAAATTGAAAGTGGTTTAAGTAAACCTATATCGTGTTTCCATTGCGTTAAAGCACCATGCGTAACAGTATGTCCAACCAATGCACTAATATTTGATAAAAGTGGTGCAGTAATTGATAGAACTACTAGATGTATAGGTTGTACTTCATGTATAATTGCATGTCCATTTGGTATACCAGAACTAACTCCTATAGGATACGTAATTAAGTGCGATCTATGCTCTAAACTACGATCTGAAGATCTGGAACCGGGATGTATTGCTACATGCCCAACTAATGCAATCATATGGGGAAACCCCGATGAAATTGTAAAGAGATCACGAGAAAGAACACTCTATAGATTGGTTGGAGCGTTTAAGCTTAGTGAAAAGCAGTTCCACTATTCAGATTAA
- a CDS encoding uroporphyrinogen decarboxylase family protein, translated as MTKEPIDLWIERHEKESDVVAKEKFDRFLKAVELKVPDRVPVAGIGGDFLCQYTGLTWYELSYELEKIPSAVFKFVHDFPSDWGIVFAPMMLEGFILGLAFADFPDFSNTIRFLTGPIHDILKDKWSQWPGREIKEDMHPQFRGGEFMHPNEYKKLIENPIEFIHNTILPRVCPGLGTPGTPQWNGAWIRIGMTMQRISSFQAQLFAELGKRGNIGFPLTNAYTPADIIGDFLRHPTGAMLDMRRYPEEFKMACEVLVEPILKIATAIPPIPPLTTFFIPLHLNEMLPPKLYNEFYWPYLKKVIETLVGKGYKGFVFFEGDHLPHVDTILELPKGWGIAWFERPRDFIKVWEKLKGHTTVMGGVPTSLLVGGTPEKIDEYIKDLLNKIKPEGGFIISPGVNELPKGTPVANVRAYINAVLKYGVY; from the coding sequence ATGACAAAAGAGCCTATTGATCTCTGGATAGAAAGACATGAAAAAGAATCTGATGTCGTTGCAAAAGAGAAATTCGATAGATTTCTGAAAGCCGTGGAACTTAAAGTTCCTGATAGAGTACCTGTAGCAGGTATTGGTGGAGATTTCCTATGCCAATACACAGGACTCACATGGTATGAACTATCATATGAATTAGAAAAAATCCCTTCTGCAGTCTTCAAATTTGTTCATGACTTTCCAAGTGATTGGGGCATAGTGTTTGCACCAATGATGCTTGAAGGATTCATCTTGGGATTAGCTTTTGCTGATTTCCCTGATTTCTCAAACACAATCAGATTTTTAACAGGCCCCATACATGATATTCTGAAAGATAAGTGGAGCCAATGGCCAGGTAGGGAAATTAAGGAAGATATGCATCCACAATTTCGTGGAGGAGAATTCATGCATCCTAATGAATATAAAAAGCTTATAGAGAATCCAATAGAGTTCATTCATAACACCATATTACCAAGAGTATGTCCCGGGTTAGGAACTCCAGGAACTCCTCAATGGAATGGAGCATGGATAAGAATAGGTATGACGATGCAGAGAATATCATCATTCCAAGCACAACTCTTTGCAGAATTAGGAAAAAGAGGTAATATAGGATTTCCATTAACTAACGCATATACACCTGCTGATATCATAGGTGATTTCCTTAGACATCCTACAGGAGCCATGTTAGATATGAGGAGATATCCAGAAGAATTCAAGATGGCGTGCGAGGTGCTAGTAGAGCCTATACTCAAGATTGCTACAGCTATTCCACCAATACCTCCACTAACAACATTCTTCATACCTCTCCATCTTAACGAAATGTTGCCACCAAAACTATACAATGAATTCTATTGGCCTTATTTAAAGAAAGTTATTGAAACTCTAGTTGGTAAGGGATACAAGGGATTTGTATTCTTTGAAGGGGATCATTTACCTCATGTTGATACTATACTAGAGCTTCCTAAGGGCTGGGGTATAGCATGGTTTGAAAGACCTAGAGACTTTATTAAGGTTTGGGAAAAACTTAAGGGACATACCACAGTAATGGGAGGAGTGCCCACATCACTTCTTGTTGGTGGAACTCCAGAGAAAATTGACGAATATATAAAGGATCTATTGAATAAAATAAAACCTGAAGGAGGTTTCATAATATCACCTGGAGTAAATGAATTACCTAAAGGTACACCTGTAGCTAATGTGAGAGCATATATTAATGCTGTTCTCAAGTATGGAGTATACTAA
- a CDS encoding formylmethanofuran dehydrogenase subunit B — translation MQQSVSPSLFVLNIGRSIMQGVSMESEGKWSEQYIKSIAYVEMNPDDAKFLGITNRVKISSEYGSIVLPVRISDRIRRGSIFIPMGPWANFIVNPDTDGTGIPYLKSTRVVIEPTEEPVTTLNDLLRSLNAKIIKVPLADKEIRIGDKRVEENVVCPFCGDLCDYLKIEIEGNKIVRNIGGCAISISKFLNYHKHRIIKPYIRIDNELIETDVEKAIERAAEILISSKYPLIFGLSNTCVEAIEKAVELAEILHGVIDNTSVVCHGPTVLAEQEVGVVTSTFAPILHLSDLVVFWGCNPREAHMNHITRLVMAKGRFSEGRRQRKIVVIDVRKTLTADLADIFIQIEPGKDLELITALRMAVRDLEIENPVIAGVPREKVLELADIMRSARYGVIFFGMGLTQNEARYKNIEEAIRLIQDLNEWTKFVLLPMRGHYNVTGANHVLLWNTGYPFAVDFARGFPRMIVGVTSAPDLLTYGDVDAALIVASDPAAHLPRKAVEHLSKIPVIVIDAKWSLTTAFADVILPAGLVGIECEGTAYRMDGVPIYMKKLVDPPPNVLCDKDLLELLLNKVKELKKV, via the coding sequence ATGCAACAAAGTGTTTCACCATCTCTATTTGTTTTAAATATTGGCAGGTCTATTATGCAAGGAGTTTCAATGGAAAGTGAAGGTAAGTGGTCTGAGCAATATATAAAATCTATTGCATATGTCGAGATGAATCCTGATGATGCGAAGTTCTTAGGCATCACCAATAGAGTAAAGATATCGAGTGAATATGGTTCTATAGTCCTTCCAGTAAGAATAAGCGATAGAATTCGTAGAGGCTCCATCTTTATACCTATGGGTCCCTGGGCAAACTTCATAGTTAATCCAGATACCGATGGTACTGGCATTCCATATCTAAAGAGTACAAGAGTCGTAATAGAGCCCACAGAAGAGCCTGTAACAACCCTAAATGATCTTCTCAGATCTCTAAATGCAAAAATAATAAAGGTGCCTCTAGCGGACAAAGAGATAAGGATTGGAGATAAACGTGTAGAAGAAAATGTTGTATGTCCATTCTGTGGAGATCTTTGCGACTATCTCAAAATCGAGATTGAGGGTAATAAAATAGTTAGAAATATCGGTGGATGTGCAATATCAATATCAAAATTTTTGAATTATCACAAACATCGAATAATTAAACCCTATATAAGAATTGATAATGAGTTGATAGAAACTGATGTAGAGAAGGCTATAGAAAGAGCTGCGGAAATACTAATTTCATCGAAATACCCACTAATATTTGGTCTCTCAAATACATGTGTAGAGGCTATAGAGAAGGCTGTAGAGCTTGCAGAGATACTTCATGGGGTTATAGATAACACATCTGTGGTTTGTCATGGCCCTACTGTTCTAGCAGAACAAGAGGTTGGTGTTGTAACTTCAACCTTTGCTCCAATACTCCATCTATCCGATTTAGTTGTGTTCTGGGGATGTAACCCAAGAGAAGCACATATGAATCACATAACAAGACTGGTGATGGCTAAGGGAAGGTTTTCTGAAGGACGCAGACAGAGAAAAATTGTTGTAATAGATGTCAGAAAAACTTTAACCGCAGATCTTGCTGACATATTCATACAGATTGAACCTGGAAAAGATCTAGAGCTTATAACGGCTTTACGGATGGCTGTAAGAGATCTAGAGATAGAGAATCCTGTTATCGCAGGCGTTCCTAGAGAGAAGGTGCTAGAGCTTGCAGATATAATGAGAAGTGCTAGATACGGAGTTATATTCTTTGGCATGGGTTTAACACAGAATGAAGCTAGATATAAGAATATAGAAGAAGCTATAAGGCTTATCCAAGACCTTAATGAATGGACTAAATTTGTATTACTTCCCATGCGTGGACACTACAATGTTACTGGTGCAAATCATGTTTTGCTGTGGAATACTGGTTACCCATTTGCAGTTGATTTTGCTAGAGGATTTCCGCGAATGATTGTTGGAGTCACTTCTGCACCAGATCTATTAACATATGGTGATGTTGATGCTGCATTAATAGTAGCTAGTGATCCAGCTGCACATCTTCCAAGAAAAGCTGTCGAGCATCTTTCCAAAATTCCTGTAATCGTCATAGACGCTAAATGGTCTCTCACAACAGCTTTTGCAGATGTGATACTTCCCGCAGGCTTGGTAGGTATAGAGTGTGAGGGTACAGCTTACAGAATGGATGGCGTACCCATATACATGAAGAAGCTTGTTGATCCTCCACCTAATGTGTTATGTGATAAAGACCTTTTGGAATTACTTCTAAATAAAGTTAAAGAGTTGAAGAAGGTGTAA
- a CDS encoding formate dehydrogenase accessory sulfurtransferase FdhD: MVHEVSVNVDVKRIDLDKNIVVDIIDEIANEVIVNIYIQGRLAVSIPTSPYMFLELGLGYALTHGLYVDETRIIVKNLDIMLNGVLKKVMICKDNKNVNKIDAQSVYRLFKEVMNKANLFKRTGCFHVAAIASLDGYILDLVEDISRHCALYKVVGKVFQRGIDFSKSIVIMSSRAASKLIEGIANICIPIAVFRGAPTERAIEIAKRNGITLIAHVRENKMNVYTGFERILLEKT; the protein is encoded by the coding sequence ATGGTACATGAGGTCTCTGTCAATGTTGATGTTAAGCGTATAGATCTAGATAAGAATATAGTAGTTGATATTATTGACGAAATTGCTAACGAAGTTATTGTCAACATATATATCCAAGGCAGACTTGCAGTCTCTATTCCAACATCTCCTTATATGTTTTTAGAACTTGGTCTAGGTTACGCATTAACTCATGGCTTATATGTGGATGAGACTAGGATTATTGTTAAAAATTTAGATATAATGTTAAATGGTGTTTTGAAAAAGGTTATGATCTGTAAAGACAATAAAAATGTGAATAAGATAGACGCACAGAGCGTATATAGATTATTCAAGGAAGTAATGAATAAAGCTAATTTATTTAAAAGAACGGGATGTTTTCATGTTGCAGCTATAGCGTCATTGGATGGATATATTTTAGATCTAGTTGAAGATATATCAAGACATTGCGCATTATATAAAGTTGTTGGTAAGGTATTCCAAAGAGGCATAGACTTTAGCAAATCTATAGTCATAATGTCTTCGAGAGCAGCTTCAAAACTTATTGAAGGTATAGCCAATATATGTATACCTATAGCGGTCTTTCGTGGAGCACCTACAGAGAGAGCTATAGAAATAGCTAAAAGAAATGGGATTACATTAATAGCTCATGTTAGAGAGAATAAGATGAACGTATACACAGGATTTGAAAGAATATTACTTGAAAAAACATAG
- the mch gene encoding methenyltetrahydromethanopterin cyclohydrolase, whose translation MNLVKPMNELALNILKDAIDREKELRISVSKIGKANVIDMGVKTQGSFEAGVIVSRVCLGGLANVTLTNLSIGEIMLPAVSVSTDYPIEACIASQLAGWRIQVGEFFANGSGPARALARKPKKIFEFIEYVEYSNEAVLVLETNQYPSEEVVNYVAREVKVEPENIYLVLVSPSSIAGSIQVSARVVETGIFKMYTIGYNIKTIRYGFGVCPISPLHPDPLIMTGRTNDMLLYGGSTFYLVEHEDDVKLKEIVEKIPSSASKDYGKSFTELVKMYGWEFLYKVDPSVFAPAVVTVNNIKTGTTYSAGFININMLKRMLIP comes from the coding sequence ATGAACTTGGTTAAACCTATGAATGAACTTGCACTAAACATTCTTAAAGATGCTATCGATAGAGAGAAAGAACTTAGAATATCAGTATCTAAGATAGGGAAAGCAAATGTTATCGATATGGGTGTTAAAACTCAAGGAAGCTTTGAGGCAGGGGTTATAGTTTCAAGAGTATGCCTTGGTGGGCTAGCCAATGTAACGTTGACCAATTTATCTATTGGAGAAATTATGTTACCAGCAGTCTCTGTATCTACGGACTATCCTATAGAAGCGTGTATAGCTTCGCAATTAGCTGGTTGGAGAATACAAGTCGGGGAATTCTTTGCTAATGGTAGTGGACCTGCAAGAGCTTTAGCAAGAAAACCGAAGAAGATATTTGAGTTCATAGAATATGTGGAATACTCTAATGAGGCTGTACTTGTTTTAGAGACCAATCAGTACCCATCTGAAGAAGTGGTAAATTATGTGGCTAGAGAGGTTAAGGTAGAGCCAGAGAACATATACTTAGTCCTAGTCTCTCCCTCGAGTATTGCTGGCTCTATTCAAGTAAGTGCAAGGGTAGTTGAGACAGGGATATTCAAAATGTACACAATTGGATACAATATAAAGACTATTCGCTACGGATTTGGTGTATGTCCTATATCACCACTTCATCCAGATCCTTTAATTATGACTGGTAGAACCAATGATATGCTTCTTTATGGTGGATCAACGTTCTATCTTGTCGAACACGAAGATGATGTAAAACTAAAGGAAATAGTTGAAAAGATTCCAAGCAGTGCCTCAAAAGATTATGGTAAATCATTTACAGAGCTTGTAAAGATGTATGGATGGGAATTTCTATACAAAGTTGATCCATCAGTATTCGCACCAGCCGTAGTAACTGTAAACAATATTAAAACCGGTACTACTTATAGTGCAGGTTTCATAAATATTAATATGCTTAAAAGAATGCTTATTCCATAA
- a CDS encoding cobalamin-dependent protein (Presence of a B(12) (cobalamin)-binding domain implies dependence on cobalamin itself, in one of its several forms, or in some unusual lineages, dependence on a cobalamin-like analog.) gives MSLSEEFITAIVELNESKALDLAKKRLSVEDPVNILNDLKKAAEVVGEKYERGEYFVADLVMAGEILKTISDMAREKLRELGKNRETLGKFVIGTVEGDIHDIGKNIVITMAEAAGFEVIDLGVDVSPQRFVDAIRQYNPDIVGMSCLITVGIESMKKTIEAIKQAGLRDKVKIIIGGGRVDQYACQYVEADAWTNDAATGVKIMLKWIEEKKKGV, from the coding sequence ATGTCTTTGTCAGAAGAGTTTATCACTGCTATTGTTGAACTAAATGAAAGTAAAGCTCTTGATCTAGCAAAAAAGAGGCTTAGTGTTGAAGATCCTGTTAATATATTAAATGATTTAAAGAAGGCTGCCGAAGTTGTTGGAGAAAAATATGAAAGAGGAGAATATTTTGTAGCCGATTTAGTTATGGCTGGAGAAATTCTTAAAACAATTTCAGATATGGCGAGAGAAAAACTAAGAGAACTTGGGAAAAACAGAGAGACATTGGGAAAATTCGTTATAGGTACTGTTGAAGGAGATATCCATGATATTGGCAAAAACATTGTTATAACTATGGCTGAAGCTGCAGGATTTGAAGTAATTGATTTAGGTGTTGATGTATCGCCACAAAGATTTGTAGATGCCATTAGACAGTACAATCCAGATATTGTGGGGATGTCTTGTCTAATAACTGTAGGGATAGAATCGATGAAAAAAACTATAGAGGCAATAAAGCAAGCAGGATTAAGAGATAAGGTGAAAATAATAATAGGAGGAGGAAGGGTAGATCAATACGCATGTCAGTATGTAGAAGCAGATGCTTGGACAAATGATGCTGCAACAGGAGTAAAAATAATGCTTAAATGGATAGAAGAAAAGAAGAAAGGTGTGTAA
- a CDS encoding methylene-tetrahydromethanopterin dehydrogenase N-terminal domain-containing protein, which translates to MSSSFNQPKLAILFLDTDKHVSPFEPLMVIDLFPEAHILLYSNVEPEDVQRIVQDAMFPRGSKGIKYTKMFIGGYDVEKVEKIVEIVKKTMFPPFEFAVIVDPRGSNTTAAAAVAKMYQLSIKHGFSDFKNNKVVILAGTGPVGFAAAVMFGLEGASVYVTSRSIEKAKAIADRVNKEVGLNVVEGIKAHTQEEICKGIEEADLILASGAAGIRLLSLETLKKCGKKVKIVADVNAVPPTGIEGLEPNDEDKEILPGVYGVGALRIGSLKNKILAELFKRVAEVPKGIFDYRIAWEIAKQLVSK; encoded by the coding sequence ATGTCTAGTTCATTTAACCAGCCAAAATTAGCCATACTGTTTCTAGATACAGATAAGCACGTGAGTCCATTTGAACCATTGATGGTTATAGATCTGTTTCCTGAAGCTCATATACTCTTGTACAGTAATGTTGAGCCGGAAGATGTTCAAAGAATAGTACAGGATGCCATGTTTCCAAGAGGATCTAAGGGCATTAAATACACAAAGATGTTTATAGGGGGTTATGATGTTGAAAAAGTTGAAAAAATAGTTGAAATAGTTAAAAAAACTATGTTTCCACCTTTTGAATTTGCAGTAATAGTTGATCCACGTGGTTCAAACACTACTGCTGCTGCAGCTGTAGCCAAGATGTACCAGCTATCTATAAAACACGGCTTTAGCGACTTCAAAAACAATAAAGTTGTAATACTTGCTGGAACAGGTCCTGTAGGTTTTGCTGCAGCTGTTATGTTTGGTCTCGAAGGTGCAAGTGTATACGTGACTTCACGTAGCATTGAAAAAGCAAAAGCTATTGCGGATAGAGTAAATAAAGAGGTAGGTCTTAATGTCGTTGAAGGTATTAAGGCTCATACTCAAGAAGAGATATGTAAAGGTATTGAAGAAGCTGACCTAATACTTGCTTCAGGTGCTGCTGGTATCCGATTACTGAGTCTAGAAACACTTAAGAAATGCGGTAAAAAGGTTAAAATAGTTGCAGATGTTAATGCTGTACCACCAACTGGTATAGAAGGACTAGAACCAAATGATGAAGATAAAGAGATCCTTCCGGGAGTTTATGGTGTTGGAGCTTTAAGGATAGGCTCCTTAAAGAACAAGATCCTTGCTGAACTATTTAAACGTGTTGCTGAAGTACCTAAAGGTATATTTGATTATAGAATTGCATGGGAAATAGCAAAACAGCTCGTAAGCAAGTAA
- the fhcD gene encoding formylmethanofuran--tetrahydromethanopterin N-formyltransferase, translated as MTLKLGSVVVEDTFAEAFPMYATRIIVTAINHKWALIAAKVATGFGTSVIASPGECGIETLLSPKITPDSRPGVAIQIYHTDPANLKIVTLTRVGQCILTAPTTAAFDGLPKMKRRISIGKALAKFGDGFEKEDTMYGRKVWRIPVMEGEFIIEDSFGVIKAVAGGNILILAKDLESGLKAAEKSVKAIRKYARGIITPFPGGIVRSGSKVGSLKYPKLRATTNHLYCPTLKEMVKDTKIPQEVNSVFEIVINGLRKEYVLKAMGIAIKAAASVPGVVKIDAGNYGGKLGPYHLYLRDALEIVKNIDIRV; from the coding sequence TTGACACTTAAACTTGGCTCAGTAGTAGTTGAAGACACATTTGCAGAAGCATTTCCTATGTATGCTACACGAATAATCGTTACAGCTATAAACCATAAATGGGCACTTATAGCAGCTAAAGTTGCGACAGGATTCGGCACCTCAGTTATTGCTTCTCCGGGAGAATGCGGTATAGAGACGCTACTTTCACCTAAGATAACACCTGATTCAAGACCTGGAGTAGCAATACAGATATACCATACTGATCCAGCTAATCTGAAGATAGTTACACTTACACGAGTAGGGCAATGCATTCTTACCGCACCAACGACAGCAGCATTCGATGGATTACCAAAAATGAAGAGAAGAATCAGTATAGGTAAAGCTTTAGCGAAATTTGGTGATGGTTTTGAAAAAGAAGATACAATGTATGGAAGAAAAGTATGGAGAATACCTGTTATGGAGGGAGAATTCATTATTGAGGATAGTTTTGGTGTTATTAAAGCTGTAGCTGGTGGTAATATACTAATATTAGCTAAAGATCTTGAATCCGGTCTCAAAGCAGCCGAAAAATCTGTAAAAGCTATTAGAAAGTACGCAAGAGGCATTATAACACCATTTCCGGGAGGCATCGTTAGATCAGGTTCAAAGGTAGGATCTCTTAAATACCCTAAATTAAGAGCTACCACGAATCATCTTTACTGTCCTACATTAAAAGAAATGGTTAAGGATACAAAAATTCCTCAAGAAGTTAACAGCGTTTTTGAAATAGTCATAAACGGACTTAGGAAGGAGTACGTACTTAAAGCGATGGGTATAGCGATAAAGGCTGCAGCCTCGGTTCCTGGTGTCGTAAAGATTGATGCTGGTAACTATGGGGGTAAACTGGGACCTTACCATCTGTATCTGAGAGATGCTCTAGAAATAGTAAAGAATATAGACATCCGTGTGTAA